In one Scomber japonicus isolate fScoJap1 chromosome 6, fScoJap1.pri, whole genome shotgun sequence genomic region, the following are encoded:
- the dlc gene encoding delta-like protein C, with the protein MARLLLPCLLLCVSAQTALSSGFFELKIDSFSSSRGVCRNQPRECQIFFRVCLKHSQDVINPEPPCTYGTALTEIFGADSKSISESAPIRVPFHFKWPGTFSLIIEAWNAESSGLESTGNQNNLISRLATRRKLTVGEEWSQDVHFGNQSELRYSYHIMCDENYHGEACSAYCRPRNDTWGHYTCDDDGEQHCLEGWEGEYCIKPICAAGCSTDHGSCESPGECVCRMGWQGERCDECARHPSCLHGTCQQPGQCNCKEGWGGLYCDEDLNYCTNHKPCQNKATCTNTGQGSYTCACRPGFTGKNCEIETNECDSNPCKNGGSCKDLVNDYSCACPQGFYGKNCEISAMTCADGPCFNGGTCMENAIGGYSCRCPPGYTGSNCEKRIDRCSSNPCANGAHCLDLGHRVMCRCQAGFTGSRCETNIDDCAGNPCRNAGTCVDGINDFTCTCTLGFTSKDCSVRASLCDQFPCDNGGKCYTHFTGPVCECPSGFMGARCEYSLEMTKPTARPHVPAGFPTVPLAVAFAFGLVTLTLLLCAAIFILRQLRRGRELTAMSTSVKNDLETVNNRNAVIGGGGPNNGGLPGAALASLREKEAFLIPGGQLKVSNKDAALVEKGGDGMSMFKNKMADCNLAKEEQHLSKNKFDLKKCDSSIIVPPLSFAKDSLYHPVFIIPEHIEQCVFATEV; encoded by the exons ATGGCACGTTTGTTACTACCGTGTCTCTTGCTGTGTGTATCAGCTCAGACG GCCCTCTCCTCCGGCTTCTTCGAGCTGAAGATCGACTCCTTCAGCAGCTCCCGTGGTGTGTGCCGTAACCAGCCCCGGGAATGCCAGATCTTTTTCCGTGTGTGTCTCAAACACTCGCAGGACGTTATCAACCCGGAGCCGCCGTGCACGTACGGGACCGCGCTCACCGAGATCTTCGGCGCCGACTCGAAATCCATCTCGGAGAGCGCTCCCATCAGGGTGCCCTTTCACTTCAAGTGGCCG gGGACTTTCTCTCTGATCATTGAGGCCTGGAATGCGGAGTCTTCAGGACTGGAGTCTACAG GGAACCAGAACAACCTCATCAGCCGGCTGGCGACCCGCCGCAAGCTGACGGTGGGGGAGGAATGGTCCCAGGACGTTCACTTTGGCAACCAGAGCGAGCTGCGCTACTCCTACCACATCATGTGTGATGAGAACTACCACGGAGAGGCCTGCTCCGCCTACTGCCGGCCCCGAAACGACACCTGGGGACACTACACCTGCGACGATGACGGGGAGCAACACTGTCTGGAGGGCTGGGAGGGAGAATACTGCATTAAAC CCATCTGTGCGGCGGGTTGCAGCACGGACCACGGCTCCTGCGAGTCCCCCGGAGAGTGCGTGTGCCGGATGGGCTGGCAGGGCGAGCGATGCGATGAGTGCGCCCGCCACCCGAGCTGCCTCCACGGTACCTGCCAGCAGCCGGGACAGTGCAACTGCAAGGAGGGCTGGGGAGGCCTGTACTGTGACGAAG ACCTGAACTACTGCACCAACCACAAGCCATGCCAGAACAAAGCCACGTGCACCAACACCGGCCAGGGCAGCTACACCTGCGCCTGCCGCCCCGGCTTCACCGGCAAGAACTGCGAGATCGAAACCAACGAGTGCGACAGCAACCCCTGCAAGAACGGAGGCAGCTGCAAA GATTTGGTGAACGACTACTCGTGTGCGTGTCCTCAAGGCTTCTACGGGAAGAACTGTGAGATCAGCGCCATGACGTGTGCCGACGGGCCGTGCTTTAACGGAGGAACCTGCATGGAGAATGCCATCGGCGGGTACAGCTGCCGTTGCCCTCCTGGTTACACCGGCTCCAACTGTGAGAAGAGGATCGACAGGTGCAGCAGCAACCCCTGCGCTAACG GCGCTCACTGTCTGGACCTCGGTCATCGCGTCATGTGCCGCTGCCAGGCCGGATTCACCGGCTCCCGCTGCGAGACCAACATCGACGACTGCGCCGGCAACCCCTGCCGCAACGCCGGCACCTGCGTCGACGGCATCAACGACTTCACCTGCACGTGCACGCTCGGCTTCACCAGCAAGGACTGCTCCGTGCGCGCCAGCCTCTGCGACCAGTTCCCTTGTGACAACGGCGGCAAGTGTTACACCCACTTCACCGGGCCCGTGTGCGAGTGCCCGTCTGGATTTATGGGCGCACGTTGCGAGTACTCGTTGGAGATGACCAAGCCGACCGCAAGGCCACACGTTCCCGCCGGTTTCCCCACGGTGCCGCTGGCAGTCGCCTTCGCGTTCGGCCTGGTGACGCTGACTCTGCTGCTGTGCGCCGCCATCTTCATCCTGCGGCAGCTTCGGCGCGGCAGAGAGCTGACGGCCATGTCCACGTCGGTGAAGAACGACCTGGAGACGGTGAACAACCGCAACGCCGTGATCGGTGGCGGCGGACCGAATAACGGAGGCTTACCCGGAGCGGCGCTGGCCAGCCTGAGAGAGAAGGAAGCGTTCCTCATCCCTGGAGGACAGCTGAAAGTCTCCAACAAGGACGCAGCGCTGGTGGAGAAGGGCGGAGACGGCATGAGCATGTTTAAGAATAAAATGGCGGACTGTAACCTGGCGAAAGAGGAGCAGCACCTGTCCAAGAACAAGTTTGACCT TAAGAAGTGCGACTCGTCCATCATCGTCCCGCCTCTCAGTTTCGCAAAGGATAGTCTTTATCACCCGGTGTTCATCATCCCAGAGCACATTGAGCAATGTGTGTTTGCTACTGAG
- the timm50 gene encoding mitochondrial import inner membrane translocase subunit TIM50: MSVFPMCVRASRGLWRLRSGAAASSSSPAKVDIFRTLSTEKPAVGLAQAILQEKLQQQQQSQGQPPPESGEGEKDGGEHSGENRKQKENTAYAKKMVLRLAGLMGVGGAVSLIYVFGTNSVDEQGNQIADEFDRAM, from the exons ATGTCGGTGTTCCCCATGTGTGTGCGGGCCAGCCGGGGCCTCTGGAGGCTCCGCAGCGGGGCggccgcctcctcctcctccccggcTAAAGTGGACATCTTTCGGACACTCTCCACAGAGAAGCCGGCAGTCGGACTAGCTCAGGCAATCCTCCAGGAGAAGctccagcaacagcagcagagccag ggtCAGCCTCCTCCTGAGTcgggggaaggagagaaggatggaggggagcaTTCGGGGGAGAACAGGAAGCAGAAGGAGAACACAGCGTACGCTAAGAAGATGGTGCTGCGGCTGGCGGGGCTGATGGGAGTCGGAGGGGCGGTCAGCCTCATCTACGTGTTCG gcactAACTCAGTAGACGAGCAAGGAAACCAG ATTGCAGATGAGTTCGACAGAG CGATGTGA